The genomic segment GGCCACTAGACAATGCCGCGACTTGAGAGGATGACTCAAAAACAAAGAAGGGGATTCATTATGGGAGAAATTTTCTCATACGATTTTATGGTTCGGGCGCTACTGGCCGGGCTGGTAGTGGGCGTCCTCTGCCCGGCGGTGGGTGTGTTTCTGGTCATGCGCCGGTACGCCTTCATGGCCGATACCCTGGCCCACGTCTCCCTGGCCGGGGTGGCCCTGGGCATGATCCTGGGCATTTCCCCTTTTCTGACCACCCTGGCCGTGGTCCTGGCGGCCGCCCTGGGTGTCGAACGCCTGCGGGCCGCCGGGCGGTTGCACGGGGAGGCCGTCCTGGCCCTGATGATGAGCAGCGGTCTGGCCCTGGCCGTGGTTCTGATCAGCCTGGCCCGGGGCTTTAACATGGACGTTATGGGTTACCTTTTCGGCAGCATTCTGACCGTCGGTTCCGGGGATTTACTCCTTATCCTGGTGGTAGGGGCGGTAGTGCTAGGGTTACTGGCCTTCTTCTATAAAGAATTGTTTTTTATCTCCTTTGACGAGGAGTGTGCCCGGGTGGCCGGTTTGCCGGTGGACCGCCTGAATGTGCTTTTCATCCTGCTGGTAGCCCTGACCGTATCCGTAGCCACCAGGGTGGTGGGAATCCTCCTGGTGAGCGCCCTGATGGTTATCCCGGTGCTTATCGCCCAGTTGCTCTCCGGCAGTTTCCGGCGCCTGTTCTGGCTTTCCCTGGTCCTGGGTGTAACGGTTTGCTTCTGGGGCCTGGTTCTTTCCTACCACCTGGGCACGGCGCCCGGTGGTTCCATTGTCCTGCTGGCGGCGGCGTTTTTCGTCCTGGTCCAGGGCGGCACGGTCGCCTGGCGCGCCCGGCAGCGCCGCCGCCTGGTTAATGGAACGAAAGGAAAACTCCCCCTGGTGAAGCTGGGGGAGCGTGCGTCCGGCCCATGAGTTCATGATTGTGTTTTCAGGCGATGGATGTTTTTCACTTCCGCCTCCATGCGGGAGAAAGGGCAGGCAACTATTTAATCACCAGCCGGCGCATCAGGTAGAGGGGCAGGGGAAACAATACGGCGGTTAATGCCACCAGCCAGATGAAATCCCAGATTAAACCGGGATGCACCTGGCCCAGCACCAGGCTGCGTACCAGGTTGACCACGTGGTAAAGAGGGCTGGCCCAGGCCAGCTTTTGCATTATCCGGGGCAGGCCGCTTAAAGGGAAGAAGACTCCGGAGAAGAGAAAAAGGGGCGTCATGATCAGGGAGAAGAAATAATTGAAATTTTCTATGTTGGGCACCAGCCCCGTCCAGATCATGGAAAAAACAGCAAACAAAAGCCCCGCCACGGCCAGCACCGGGGGTACCAGCAACGCCCAGGGCGAGACCACCAGACCCAGGGCCAGGATTACCACCAGGATCACCGAGCCGTACAGGATACTTTTGAAGGTACCGTACAGTATTTCGGCCACGATTATGTCATCCATGCTTACCGGGGTGGCTACCATGGCGTGAAAGGTTTTCTGGTATTCCATGCGCACAAAGGTGCCGTAGGTACACTCGTAACTGGTGGCGAACATGGCCGAAGAAGCCACCAGCCCGGGAGCCAGGTAATTCAAATAGGGCAGTCCTTCCATGGGTTGTACGTAGGCGCCCAGGCCAAGTCCCAGTGCCGCAATGTACAGGAGGGGCTCGAAAAAGTTAAAAGAAAGGTTTGTTTTCCAGTTGCGGCTGAAAACGATCAGGTGGCGGCGCAGCACCTGCCATACCAGCGGGGAAACGTCCAGGAACTTCAAGCCTGCAACCCCCTTCCGGTGAGCTTTAAAAACACGTCCTCCAGGGTGGCGGGACGCAGCAAAAGTTGGGAAAAAGAGAGGGGCATGTCCTGCAGGGCCTGGAGGAGGGCCTGGCCGTTTTCCCGGGGGAAAAGGAAGAGGTTGTCCCCCACCGCCAGGTGGCCCCGGAGCAGGTGGTTCGTCCGGTCCACAACCATTTTTACCGGATCTTTGCAGTTTAGCGCCGGCTGGAACTGTTCGGTGCGCTCCATCCGGTCCAGGCCCACCTCCACCACTTCCCGGCCAATGTGTTTGGCCACCAGCCCCTGCGGGTCGCCCTCCTCCAGAATTTCGCCCCTATCCATGATCACCAGGCGGTCGCAGAGCTGGCTGGCCTCCTCCAGGTAATGGGTGGTCAGCAGCAGGGTCACCCCCCGCTCTTTCAGGCGGCGCAGGCGCTGCCAGACCAGGTGGCGCGCCTGGGGGTCGAGCCCCGTGGTGGGCTCGTCCAGGATCACCAGGTCGGGGTTATTGATCAGCGCCCGGGCAATGGTCAGACGGCGTCTCATGCCCCCGGAGAGGCGGTCCACCCTGTCGTTGGCCCGGTCGGCCAGGTCGAAAAACTCCAGCAGTTCCATGGCCCGGGTGCGGGCGGTGGCTGCCGGGATGCGGAAATAATTGGCGTAGACGAGCAGGTTCTGCAGCACTTTTAAATCCGGGTCCAGATTGTTTTCCTGGGGCACCACTCCCAGCCGGCTTTTTATTTCCCGGGGCTTTTTTTGTACATCCATGCCCAGGACGGTGAGCCTCCCGGAAGTAACGGGGGACAGGCAGTAGATCATATTCACGGTAGTAGTTTTCCCCGCCCCGTTGGGGCCGAGAAAGCCGAAGCACTCCCGGGGCCGCACGCGAAAGTCGATGCTGCGTACGGCCACTTTACCGTTGTATTCTTTAGTTAGCTTTTCGGCAACTATGACATCCATCCCTGTCTCTCCGGTAAATGTTGGCCTTAAAAAGATGCGGAATGCCCGTAACTTATTTCGCTTGGTTACCGGCCTTCAACCGGGGTGGTTCAAACTATATTCTATAACAAAACCGCCTTACCTACCATGGGCAATTTCCCGTGGTTGTATCTTTTTGGCGCCATTTTGTGGTATACTTTTTGTGGTATACTAACCGGTAAAGTTTCCAAAACGAAGGTATTACAATGGAGCGATCGAAGAATCCCGTTGGGCGGACGACGTACTGGATGGTGGATCCCGCCAGGCCCGATCCCGGGATCATGGCCCGGGCCGGGTTAATTTTGCGTCAAGGGGGGCTCGTGGCCTTTCCCACCGAAACGGTTTACGGCCTGGGAGCCAATGCCCTGGATGCCCTTGCCGTAGTCCGCATCTTTGAAGCCAAGGGACGCCCCCAGGACAACCCCCTGATCGTCCACGTGGCCGACCGGGAAACGGTGAACCGGCTGGCCCGCCGGGTGCCTGCCGGTGCCGGCAGGCTGATGGACGTTTTCTGGCCGGGCCCCCTTACCCTGGTGCTGCCCGCAGCACCAGTTGTTCCCCGGCAGGTGACGGCGGGACTGGACAGCGTGGGCATACGCATGCCCGGCCATCCCGTGGCCCTGGCCCTGATTGCGGCCGCCGGGGTGCCGGTGGCGGCGCCCAGTGCCAACCTTTCCGGCCGCCCCAGCCCCACCACCGCCGGGCACGTTCTGCAGGACCTGGACGGCCGCATTGAAGCCATCCTGGACGGCGGTCCCGCGGGGGTGGGTCTTGAGTCAACGGTACTGGATCTTACCGGGGATGTGCCCGTGATTCTCCGTCCCGGGGGTATAACTCGCGAGGAACTGGAAAAGGTTATTGGTGAGGTGCGGGTAGACCCGGGCATTGATGGCGTGCCCGGCTGTGGTTCTCCTGCCGGCGAATTTCGCCCCCGTTCGCCGGGCATGAAGTACCGGCATTATGCCCCCCGGGCCCCCCTGGTGCTGGTGGAGGGGGAGCCGGAACGGGTGGTGGCCCGGTTGAAGGAACTGGCCGGGGGTTACCGGTCCCGGGGTTTGCGGGTTGGGGTTCTGGCCACCGCCGAAACCGCCAGAGAATGCCAGGAAGACCGGGTGGTGGTGGCCGGCTCGCGGCAGGACCCTGCCGGCATAGCTTCCCGGCTCTTTGCCGCCCTGCGCCGGTTTGATGAACTGGGGGTGGACATCATCCTGGCCGAGGGTATCGAGCCCCGGGGTCTGGGACTTGCCGTGATGAACCGCCTGCGGCGGGCCGCGGGCAACCGCATTGAACGGGTGTGACTTCCGTCCCCGTTTTGGTGTATAGAAGGGGTTTTCTGGAGGCAACAGGGGTGAGTATTCCAACCTTACTTTTGCTGGCGGTAGCCCTGGGCACCGATGCCTTTTCCCTGTGCCTGGGCATTGGGATGACCGGGGTCAGGCGCCTGCAAATATTGCTCATTACTTTAACCGTGCTCCTTTTTCATATTGCCATGCCCCTTTTGGGCTTTGAAGCGGGGGAACTGGTGGGCGGATTGCTGGGCCGCGCGGCCACCACAGCGGGAGCAGTGCTGCTCCTTTACCTTGGCCTGCGCATGATCAGGGAAGCCTTTAGCGAGGAAGAACCGCGCGTTGTTTTGCTGAACAACTGGGGATTGTTTCTTCTGGGGGCCAGCGTAAGCATGGATGCCCTGAGTGTAGGTTTTACCCTGGGTACCCTGCGGACGCAGTTGCTTTTTACCGTGCTCACCTTCGGGCTGGTGGCCGGTCTCATGACCTTTTCCGGGCTGGTGCTGGGACGCTACCTTGGACAAATGGTGGGGGAAAGGGCGCGGCTTTTGGGCGGGTTGATCCTGGTGGGTATCGGGGTTAAGCTGTTTTTATAAATGGTGATGGCATTACCGGGAGGCGTGATCATGACCAGAAAAGTGCTCTTTGTGTGCACCGGCAACACCTGCAGGAGCAGTATGGCGGAGGCCCTGGCCAGGGACATGGTGGCCAGAAAGGGATTGCAGGGGGAGATTGAAGTTGTTTCCGCGGGGATAGCCGCCCTGCCCGGCAGCGAGGCATCGCCGCAGGCCGTGGCGGTGATGGAGGAAATGGGCCTGGATTTGCGATCCCACCGGGCTGCCCTGCTTACCCGCCGGGATGTGGAAGAGGCCGACCTGGTGCTGACCATGACTAAAAGCCACAAACAACTGATCCAGGAGCAGGCGCCGGACCTGGCGGGAAAAATTTTTACCCTCGCCGAATACGCCGGCAGGGGCGGTGATGTCCCCGATCCCTTCGGTGGACCGGTGGATGTTTACCGCCAGTGTGCCGGCGAGCTGCGTTATCTGATCTCCCTGGCCCTGGACAGGCTGGCCGCCGAAAAAGCCGGACTGGAGGAAGCGAAGCCGGATCAGGAATCTGCTCCGCCTTCCGGCGACCAGGCCGGGGCAAGCACCGACCAGGGAGATGTGCCGCCAGGCAACGGTCAAAAGGAATAACCCGGGCAGCCGGGGCCTGCAAAAATTGAAGCAGGAAAATAGCGTTTTTTGTAGAAAGAAACTGGTTGTATTTCTTCTCTTGAAAAAAGGGGTGAAGTTAACCCGTGCGGATTGCCCTGGCCGCCGACCACGGTGGCTTTCGTTTAAAAGAAGAGGTTATTTCTTTTTTGCAGGAGAACGGCATTTCCTTTCATGATTTCGGCACCTATTCGGAAGAAGCAGTAGATTACCCCGATTTTGCCCTTTTGGTAGCCGAGGCCGTACGCAGCGGGGAATACCAGTTGGGCATCCTTTGTTGCGGTACGGGCATTGGGGTGGCCATTGCGGCCAACAAGGTGCCCGGCATCCGGGCAGCCCTTTGCCACGATACCTTTTCCGCCCGGGCTTCCCGGGAGCACAACGACGCCAACATCCTGACCATGGGCCAGCGGGTAATCGGTCCCGGGCTGGCCCGGGAGATTGTCCGGGTGTGGCTGGCTTCCGAATTTGCCGGCGGGCGCCACGCCCGGCGGGTGGCCAAGATCGCCGAGATTGAAAAGAAATACGGCGGTTGCTGTGATCATTAGCCGCAAAAGCATGTCGTGGGGGAGGAAACTGTATAACATGGAAATGAACAGATCTTTAGCTGCAGTGGATCCTGAAATTGCCAGAGCAATTGAGCTGGAGCTGGGCCGCCAGCGCGATACCCTGGAACTGATCGCCTCGGAAAATGCCGCCAGCCGGGCGGTAATGGAGGCCCAGGGTTCAGTGCTGACCAACAAGTACGCCGAAGGTTATCCCGGGCGGCGTTATTACGGCGGCTGTCAGTTCGTGGATATTGCGGAGGAACTGGCCATTAACCGGGCGAAGGAACTCTTTGGTGCCGAACATGTCAATGTGCAGCCCCACTCCGGTGCCCAGGCCAACATGGCCGTTTATTTCGCCCTCCTGGAACCGGGGGACACCATCTTGGGCATGAACCTGGCCCACGGCGGTCACCTCACCCACGGCAGCCCATTGAATATATCCGGGAAATACTTTCGGGTAGCTTTTTACGGGGTGGAAAAGGATACAGGCCTGATCAACTACGAGAAGGTTTTTGCCGCCGCCTTTGAACATAAGCCGAAGATCATCGTGGCCGGGGCCAGCGCTTACCCCCGGGCCATTGACTTTTATAAGTTTCAGGAAATTGCCGGGGAAGTGGGGGCCTACCTGATGGTGGACATGGCCCACATTGCCGGGCTGGTGGCTGCCGGGGAGCACATGAGCCCGGTGCCTTACGCCGATGTGGTGACCACCACCACCCATAAAACCCTGCGCGGCCCCCGGGGGGGCATGATTCTGTGCCGGGCCAGGTACGCCGCGGCCATTGACAAGGCGGTCTTTCCGGGTATCCAGGGCGGGCCCCTGATGCACGTCATTGCCGCCAAGGCCGTAGCCCTCAAAGAGGCGCAGCAGCCGGAATTTAAGGAGTACCAGCGGCAGATCGTCAAAAACGCCCGTGCCCTGGCCCGGGCCCTGATGGACCGGGGCTTTGAACTGGTCAGCGGCGGTACCGACAACCACCTGATGCTGGTGGATTTGCGCAACAAGGGAGTTACCGGCCGTGAGGCGGAAACCGTCCTGGATTCCGTCGGCGTGACGGTAAACAAAAATGCCATCCCCTATGACCCGCAGCCCCCGGCGGTGGCCAGCGGGATACGCATCGGCACCCCGGCGGTGACCACCCGGGGCCTGAAGGAAGCGGATATGGAGACGGTGGCCGAAATCATCCACCTGGCTTTAAGCTTCCGGGATAATCCGGACAAGCTGAGCCGGGTGCGGGAAATGGTGGCCGGGCTGTGCCGCCGGTACCCGCTGTATTAGGCGAAACGCAAATAAACGTCAGTAAGAACAAGGATGCGGTGCTGTCCTCGCTCACTCCAGTGCTTCGCGTAAGATGCGCACCACGGTTCGCTTCGGGCCGCCCAGCACTCACTGAAAAAGTTATACTGGAAAGCCCTGCACTTACTATCTTGTTACAGCAGGCTTGGAAAGAGCATCATTGCCGGTGAGTGCTGGGTTCACCGGGTGCTGTTACCGGCGCTTTGCAAGTCGTTCGCTCCGGACAGCACCGCATCCAACTGGGTTCACTGAATATTTACAGCGAAACTATTGCCTGGTGTCGGGGTGCTAAGAGAGCAAGAGACCGGCGTCCCGCCGTTCCTGGAGACCGGAGGTGAGCAGCCCTGGTTAAAAGGCCTTCATTCGATGAGATTTATATGGAAGTGGTCGACGTTATTGCCCGGCGCTCCACCTGCCTGCGCAAAAAGGTGGGAGCCGTAATTGTGGTGGACCGGCGCATTATTTCCCACGGTTACAACGGGGTGGTCAGCGGGGCGGAACACTGCATTGATACCGGCCGGTGCCTGAAGGACCTGGCCGGCCGGGAAGACTACAAGCCCTGCGTCCACGCCGAGCAAAACGCCATCTGCCTCTGTGCCAAGCGGGGTCTGGCCGTGGGCGGCGGCACCATGTACGTCAACGCCGACATCTGCCTGACCTGTGCCAAGCTCATTGTTTCCTGCGCCCTGTCCCGGGTGGTGGTGCGCCGGGATTACCGGGGCACCGATGAGGGCATAGAATTCCTGCGCCGCCACGGCGTGCAGGTGGACCTGTGGGAGTGACCGGCCATCGCCAGACGAAAGGCAGCCCTTTTCGATATCGGAGCCACCCTGATTACCGGACCGGAAGTGTCCCCAACCAAACAAATTGCCCGGCTGCTGGGGCTGCCCCCGGGGCAGGACCGGCTGGTGGGGGATATAATTATGTGCCGGGAGTTTGCAGGCCCCCGGGAGGCCTGCGCGGCCCTGGGTGAAATTGTTTCCCTGGACCCGCAGCATAAAGAGGCCCTTTTGCGCCTCTGGACCGACCAGGAGATGGCCGCGGTGGAAATACCGGGCGCGGCTGGAGCCGTGTTGCGGGCCCGGGAACTGGGCTTTGCCGTGGGCCTGGTCTCAGACATCTGGGTTCCCTACTACCGGGCTTTTTTACGTGCCTGCCCGGGTATCGCTTCCCTGGTGGACTACGCCGCTTTGAGTTTTCGCCTGGGCAGGAAAAAGCCGGCAGAAGAGCTCTACCGGGCGGCCCTGGAGGCTCTGGATGCCGACCCCCGGCGTTCCGTCATGATCGGGGACACTTATGAAAAGGATATCCTGCCGGCCATAAACATGGGATTGGCCGCCATCTGGGTCCTGTCCCGTCCCGAGCGCGAGTACCCGGCCATGGCCCGGGTGTTATGGGGTGAATGGCCCCGGCCGGACATCATTGTGCGGGATACGAGCCAGCTTGCCAGGGCTCTGGAAGAACTTGAGCAAAAGAGGAGAGATACCTGTTCATGGAAATAACCAGAGTAGTACGCCATACACCCGGGGAACTTGTGGACAAGCTGCGCCGGGTTACCATGCTCACCGACCCGGACTGTTACATATACCGGGACGTTTTCATCTCCCTGGAAAAAATCCACACGAATTTTCTGGCCCCGGCCCAATCCTACGTCCTCACCGGTGAACTGCAAAAGGTGCGGGAGCTGAAGTGGGAACTGGCCCGCCACGGGTGCGACCTTTTCCACCTCGACGGGTATGTCACCCTTTACCTGGCAGGTTGCGACGAGCCGGTGGACCTCCTGCCGCCGGTCATCGAGGAATCCGTGGAGGCCGACGGGTCGGTATTCAACATCATCTGCGACGGTATGCACCGGGTCTACCTGGCCCGCCTGGAATGGATCGTTCCCCAGGTAATCTTTATCCGGGGCGTGCCCAAGGACAAGCCCTATTACGCCTATCCCCTGCCCGGGGGCTGGTCCCAGGTGGTTTTGCGGGAGGACCTGCCGCCGGGATTCATCAAAAAGTGGCACCGCATTGCCGGGTATAAATCCCTGTACCGCAACTTTAATTCCGCCTTTTACAATGTGGGTGGTCCCCGGGGGCACTTCCGCAAAGGATGAGGGGATGGAATTTGTTCCCTTATATTTCAAGGATAAGCCGCATATAGTTAATCCCGGGGTTCTGTCGTTTAATTACCCGTCCAAGGAGACAAACTATGCTCAAGGTTCTCACTGTTTTCGGCACCCGGCCGGAGGCCATCAAGATGGCCCCCCTCATCAAGGAACTGCAGCGCCACCCGGACCGGGTCCTCTGCCGGGTGGCCGTCACCGCCCAGCACCGGGAGATGCTGGATCAGGTGCTGCATCTTTTTCGGATTATTCCCGACCACGATCTGGATATCA from the Desulfofundulus luciae genome contains:
- a CDS encoding metal ABC transporter permease, which gives rise to MGEIFSYDFMVRALLAGLVVGVLCPAVGVFLVMRRYAFMADTLAHVSLAGVALGMILGISPFLTTLAVVLAAALGVERLRAAGRLHGEAVLALMMSSGLALAVVLISLARGFNMDVMGYLFGSILTVGSGDLLLILVVGAVVLGLLAFFYKELFFISFDEECARVAGLPVDRLNVLFILLVALTVSVATRVVGILLVSALMVIPVLIAQLLSGSFRRLFWLSLVLGVTVCFWGLVLSYHLGTAPGGSIVLLAAAFFVLVQGGTVAWRARQRRRLVNGTKGKLPLVKLGERASGP
- a CDS encoding ABC transporter permease; its protein translation is MKFLDVSPLVWQVLRRHLIVFSRNWKTNLSFNFFEPLLYIAALGLGLGAYVQPMEGLPYLNYLAPGLVASSAMFATSYECTYGTFVRMEYQKTFHAMVATPVSMDDIIVAEILYGTFKSILYGSVILVVILALGLVVSPWALLVPPVLAVAGLLFAVFSMIWTGLVPNIENFNYFFSLIMTPLFLFSGVFFPLSGLPRIMQKLAWASPLYHVVNLVRSLVLGQVHPGLIWDFIWLVALTAVLFPLPLYLMRRLVIK
- a CDS encoding ABC transporter ATP-binding protein, producing MDVIVAEKLTKEYNGKVAVRSIDFRVRPRECFGFLGPNGAGKTTTVNMIYCLSPVTSGRLTVLGMDVQKKPREIKSRLGVVPQENNLDPDLKVLQNLLVYANYFRIPAATARTRAMELLEFFDLADRANDRVDRLSGGMRRRLTIARALINNPDLVILDEPTTGLDPQARHLVWQRLRRLKERGVTLLLTTHYLEEASQLCDRLVIMDRGEILEEGDPQGLVAKHIGREVVEVGLDRMERTEQFQPALNCKDPVKMVVDRTNHLLRGHLAVGDNLFLFPRENGQALLQALQDMPLSFSQLLLRPATLEDVFLKLTGRGLQA
- a CDS encoding L-threonylcarbamoyladenylate synthase yields the protein MERSKNPVGRTTYWMVDPARPDPGIMARAGLILRQGGLVAFPTETVYGLGANALDALAVVRIFEAKGRPQDNPLIVHVADRETVNRLARRVPAGAGRLMDVFWPGPLTLVLPAAPVVPRQVTAGLDSVGIRMPGHPVALALIAAAGVPVAAPSANLSGRPSPTTAGHVLQDLDGRIEAILDGGPAGVGLESTVLDLTGDVPVILRPGGITREELEKVIGEVRVDPGIDGVPGCGSPAGEFRPRSPGMKYRHYAPRAPLVLVEGEPERVVARLKELAGGYRSRGLRVGVLATAETARECQEDRVVVAGSRQDPAGIASRLFAALRRFDELGVDIILAEGIEPRGLGLAVMNRLRRAAGNRIERV
- a CDS encoding manganese efflux pump MntP, coding for MSIPTLLLLAVALGTDAFSLCLGIGMTGVRRLQILLITLTVLLFHIAMPLLGFEAGELVGGLLGRAATTAGAVLLLYLGLRMIREAFSEEEPRVVLLNNWGLFLLGASVSMDALSVGFTLGTLRTQLLFTVLTFGLVAGLMTFSGLVLGRYLGQMVGERARLLGGLILVGIGVKLFL
- a CDS encoding low molecular weight protein arginine phosphatase; this encodes MTRKVLFVCTGNTCRSSMAEALARDMVARKGLQGEIEVVSAGIAALPGSEASPQAVAVMEEMGLDLRSHRAALLTRRDVEEADLVLTMTKSHKQLIQEQAPDLAGKIFTLAEYAGRGGDVPDPFGGPVDVYRQCAGELRYLISLALDRLAAEKAGLEEAKPDQESAPPSGDQAGASTDQGDVPPGNGQKE
- the rpiB gene encoding ribose 5-phosphate isomerase B encodes the protein MRIALAADHGGFRLKEEVISFLQENGISFHDFGTYSEEAVDYPDFALLVAEAVRSGEYQLGILCCGTGIGVAIAANKVPGIRAALCHDTFSARASREHNDANILTMGQRVIGPGLAREIVRVWLASEFAGGRHARRVAKIAEIEKKYGGCCDH
- a CDS encoding serine hydroxymethyltransferase, coding for MEMNRSLAAVDPEIARAIELELGRQRDTLELIASENAASRAVMEAQGSVLTNKYAEGYPGRRYYGGCQFVDIAEELAINRAKELFGAEHVNVQPHSGAQANMAVYFALLEPGDTILGMNLAHGGHLTHGSPLNISGKYFRVAFYGVEKDTGLINYEKVFAAAFEHKPKIIVAGASAYPRAIDFYKFQEIAGEVGAYLMVDMAHIAGLVAAGEHMSPVPYADVVTTTTHKTLRGPRGGMILCRARYAAAIDKAVFPGIQGGPLMHVIAAKAVALKEAQQPEFKEYQRQIVKNARALARALMDRGFELVSGGTDNHLMLVDLRNKGVTGREAETVLDSVGVTVNKNAIPYDPQPPAVASGIRIGTPAVTTRGLKEADMETVAEIIHLALSFRDNPDKLSRVREMVAGLCRRYPLY
- a CDS encoding deoxycytidylate deaminase; its protein translation is MVKRPSFDEIYMEVVDVIARRSTCLRKKVGAVIVVDRRIISHGYNGVVSGAEHCIDTGRCLKDLAGREDYKPCVHAEQNAICLCAKRGLAVGGGTMYVNADICLTCAKLIVSCALSRVVVRRDYRGTDEGIEFLRRHGVQVDLWE
- a CDS encoding HAD family hydrolase, translating into MSPTKQIARLLGLPPGQDRLVGDIIMCREFAGPREACAALGEIVSLDPQHKEALLRLWTDQEMAAVEIPGAAGAVLRARELGFAVGLVSDIWVPYYRAFLRACPGIASLVDYAALSFRLGRKKPAEELYRAALEALDADPRRSVMIGDTYEKDILPAINMGLAAIWVLSRPEREYPAMARVLWGEWPRPDIIVRDTSQLARALEELEQKRRDTCSWK